Within the Phaseolus vulgaris cultivar G19833 chromosome 9, P. vulgaris v2.0, whole genome shotgun sequence genome, the region CTGTGAGTGGATTGCTGTTAGCTATCTGTACAAGCATGACCACTCCGGGGTGCGTGATTACCTCTGTAATAGAATGTACACACTTCCCTTGCACGGAATTGAGAGTTATTTGTTCCAAGTATGTTACATGATGATACATAAGCCAAGTCCATCTTTGGATAAGTTTGTCATAGACGTGTGCTGCAAGTCGCTTAAGATTGCTTTGAAGGTGCATTGGTTCTTATTGGCGGAGCTTGAGGACTCCGATGATAATGAAGGAATTAGTAGGATTCAGGAAAAGTGCCAAATTGCAGCCACCTTAATGGGTGAGTGGCCGCCCTTGATACGGCCTCACACTGCTTCTACAACTCCTGCTGGCAGGAACCAAGTTTTGAATAAGATATTCTCATCAAAACAGCGATTGTTGTCACTAACATCTTCACCGCCTACTCAGAGGTCTCTCTCATTCTCACCTTCATCAGGGAACCATTTTCAGGAGGATGGTAGTGTGCAATCTCCTGAGGAAAACAAGTTATTTAAGAAATTTATACCAGGTCCAAAAGTTAGAGATGCTTTGCTCTTTAGAAAGTCAGTGGAGAAAGATGACGATGAGTCTGAAAAAGATGGTTTTTTCAAGAGGCTTTTAAGAGATAGCAAGGGTGAAGAAGAGTTGGGTCAGAAGATTCGTGATGCTTTTCTCTTCCGTAAGTCTTCTGAGAAGTGTGACGAAGATTCTGAAAAGGATAATTTCTTTAAAAGGTTCTTAAGGGATGGTAGAGGGGATGATGAAGAATCTGAAAGGGATGGTTTCTTTAGAAGGCTCTTAAGAGACAGTAAAGGTGAGGATGAGGATTTGCCCTCTAGTTCAGATGGATTCTTTAAGAGATTGTTTCGTGATAGCAAGAATGATTCTGAGGATAGAACACCCAATAAGGTAATGGaggatgaagaaaaagagggttTTTTCCGAAAGTTTTTCAAAGAGAAATCTGAGGATAAGAAGGATGGGAATGATGAAGTAGATATTGCAAATTCTGAAGAGAAGTGTGCAAAGCctgctgaagatgatgaaaaAGAAGGGTTTTTCAGGAAATTCTTTAAGGATAAATTTGATGACAAGAAAGATACTAGTGACAAAATTGAAGATGGTACAACCAATGTTGAGGAAGAACCTTCTGAATTTTCTTTGTTCAAAAGAATTTTCCGTGTGCATCCTGAAGACGGTAAAAGTAGTTCAGCCAGTGAAAACAATGGTGGGTTGTATGAAAGTAGTCCAGGTACAGAGAATTTTTTCCGCAAATTGTTTAGAGACCGTGACCGATCAATTGAAGACTCTGAGCTATTGGGGTCAAAAAAGCAGAAAGAGGTGTGTTGAACGTACATTAACCATTAACATTTAGTTTATCTGTGTATTAGTTTAATGTAAAACCAAAATCTGTTAATTGAACACATCTTAAGGCACCccaaataactttttttaggCTATACAAATTGCTTAATGCCAATATGACATCTGATACAAATCATTTTACAGTATCCATTTCAATTTGAACATCCATTACATTTTTAGCAACCCCATTATTGGCTACCTGCACACCTTATCAATAACAGTCATATTGTGGGCAGGGGTGCACAACATTGCATTCATGATGGGTGCTTAAGAGATGATTGTAATTGTGGGTTAGGTTTAGAACCTAGAAGTGTAATATTAGTACTAATGCATCCTGAACTCTGTTTTCACATTCTTCATACTTTTGGTGTTTTTAATATTAGACACATGGTAATTTccatataaattttattcctTCACTGaaatttttatattactttGGCAGAAGCATCCTGGATCGCCAAAGCATCAAAATGAGAAATCAAGAATGAAACCCCCGCTTCCAATTAATCCATCACAGTTCCGGAAAGGAGCTTACCATGAATCATTGGATTTTGTGCTAACATTATGTGAGACATCATTTGGGCTAGTAGATGTATTTCCAGTAGAAGACCGCAAAGATGCCCTGCACGAGGTTATCTCCTTACATTTTcctttaatgtttttttttatctaatgcTACTGACACGTACATATTCTTTGTTATTCCTGTCTTTCAAGTCACTTGCAGAGATCAATTTACATTTAATAGATGCTCACAATACTGGAGGTACTTCTTAACTCTTAATGGTAGTATTTAGTGATGTTAATTGAACTAAACGGATTCCACCAATATTTTGTCATGCCTTTCATCTTAGCATATTACATGTTATTGCCAAAGAGTTTGAAAATTTTCAGAGGCAGTATTTTAGTCCCAAAGAAGATATATTGATACACTTAGCTCAGGGTAAATGAGAGATTGCACTAGGTAGTCAAGGAGAGTTGGTTACAGGGAATGAAGAAATATAGGAAGTTTGCTTGCATCATGGGGGAGGGGGATTGattacaattttgtttttatctttttagctatAACCGGGCTGAGGTATTAGTCACCCCTGAAGGAGCTATGCTCTGGGGATTATAGGAGGATACTCTTGTAATTGGTCATAGTCAGTAAATAGTACATCATTTCATACCAATTTGTCTTTTGCTTCCGAACACAGTGATGCCACCTTTCGAGGTGAAAGATCGAAAGAGCTTTTATGTTtttgtcttcttctttgattAGAATATAACCGTGATAAATCAAGCAGATTGgcagtgtttttctttttgtgtgGTGGAGAAAATGGTGAAAATTTCCATACATGATCACTTTTTGTGTTTCATATCTCTATGAGTTAATGTACAAAAGCTAATGTGATATATATTTTTCGTAGAGGAACCAGTGTTTATTAGGAGTCCATTTCTTAGAGGAACCAgtgatatataattttatattatgtacTGGAAATAATTGTCTCGTATAGTTTTTACTTGTTATGCTTGGACTTTGGATTGGTGCAAAGGAGTCAAATGTGATACTAGTTTCCATTGTTagaatttcttaaaatataatgGAATACATTCCATCTCATTCCATCCAAcaccctttttttttttctctctctccattTTGGGGGATATATGGTGAAAGCATTTTCTGGCTCACCATAAAAGTATCCTAAAAATGGACTGGTAACTTTTTTTCCATTTTGTTCCTCTGCCTTCGAGGATGTAAACACTCCTTAGGAGGCTTAAAAAATCCTTTTTATAACTTTTCTTTTACTAGTCGGATTCACAACTTTACTGCAGTTGCACTGGATTCCCATGCTCTAGTAAATTTCGTGCTCAGTTTCCAGTGCTCCAGCATCTTGCAATTGAATATTTAAAGACTATCCTAGGCTTCAACATCAAATTTTCAATATGATATGACATCAAGTCTTCATTGTCATGGCCTATGGCACTGGATCATGCTTCCTTCCTTTTCTTTGATAATTAGCTTTCTTGAACATAAGTATGAAATTCAAAAGCATAAAATATCTAAACTTAAGTTATGATGAAGAAAATACTAACAaaataaccaaaaaataaaaatcaatggAAGCAAACAAATACAATAACTATTGAAAACTGGGACAAGAGCTAATTACTAAGCATGAAGTATCATCTTTGAACCTAATTGTTATATGTAAAATGACCAAAGTTTCTAATCTAAACATATTCCATTCCACTCAGTCGCTCACCAGTAGATAACCTAACATTACCTAAAAGTATGCAATTTTGATGTATCATTTCTGTTTTGTATTCCCTTTGCTGGTTTGCTTTCAGCTTTCATTTATCCTCTTGCTTGTATATgagtcttgtttttccaataTTCCTAGGAGTTTGCTTTCCATTAGGAAAGGGCATGTATCGTGTGCTTCATATACCTGAAGATGAAGCTGTTCTCttgaattctagggagaaggcACCTTACATGATCTGTGTTGAAGTTTTGAGATGTGAAATGCCAAGGTAATACTTGGATAATATTCCTCATGCCTTGTGGAAAATGTTGCGCTTTGTAAAATACAAACCATATTTCTGATACACTGCCCTTCCTGCAAAACACTTGTTATAGCAATTCCAAGGAGACATCTAGTTCTCAGAAACTTTCAAAAGGGGGGATTCCTTTGGCAAATGGAGATGCTTTCTTTCAAAAACCACCCCCTTGGGCATATCCATTATGGACAGCTCAAGAAGCATATCGCAATAGCAATGATAGAATGTCCAGATCAACTGCTGAGGCTATTGACCAGGCAATGACCCATATGCCTGATGCAAAAGTCAAATTTGTTAGTGTGAATCTTTTTGTGGAAGCACCATTTCGTAGTCGGTCAGAGAATACTGAAGCAGATCTCTGTGGTCCTTCAGTTTACAGAGACCGTATACAAGAAGTGGCAAAGTCAGGTCATGACAGTGATATGGAGTGGGTACAAGtagtgttgaaagctgatcctGGGATAAAAATGGAAGATATTGGGGATCAAACCCCAAAACGGAGGAAGGAACATCGACGTGTTCCAAGTACAGTGGCAATAGAAGAAATAAAGGTGAGTCTTTAAGTGTAATTTAGGGATATTGGTGATGATATCCCATTACATGATAATTTAATCAAGAACATGATAAATTAAACTATGCATGCATGCAAGACACAAATTCTTAGTAATATAGTAACCAAAAGTATGGATTATGTAAAGTCATTCTGTTCAGTGAAAGATTCTGCTTTTCACACCATGACGTGTAGTGTATGTTTGGATTGGATTATGTTTAGTGGTTATTTCAGTAACccattataaatataattgattatatgaaATAAGTTTAGGTTTAAATATATTGGTGAAAAGTAAATCTATATAATCTATTTTGTTTGGGTTGtctaaaataattgttttttaatagtAAAATTACAGGAAGGGGTAAGAAGTTAGTTgtatgtatttaaattaatcaattaatcAATTGTTGATAAAATGGGAAAGCAAAagttaattagaaaataatCCCTTATCTTTTAGTCTTAATCTCCCAAATCTTGCTTATTTGAGTTAACATTTTTCTTTGTAATAGGAATAATCTaagattaattatataattttcacCAATGGTACCAAACAAAACAGAATACGATTATAAACAGTTTacatatatgtgtgtgtgtataaACACATACATAcacaatataaatatatgataGATTTGACACGCACATATAGAGAGAGAGTGTATAATCTCTGAAACTAATCAAATCCAAACTTATACAAtataaatatgatatatttgaaaTACAAATTGATTGTTCATGTCTTTATTTGGCATTTCCCATTtcaaattactatttttttaacattttaaatttgcTAGGCTGCGGCAGCAAAGGGAGAAGCACCCCTTGGACTCCCTTTGAAAGGTGCTGGTCAAGAAGATTCATCAGATGCACCAGCAGGGGTAGGACAATATTGTtgtaagttttttttgtttAGCCATAGAAGTACGAAGTTGTTATGCATAACATGATTCCTCTAAACAGGCTAATGGAATTATCCCTAAAGCTAGTGATGCATTGTCTGGTGaactttgggaggtaaagaAAGAGAGGATCCGTAATGCTTCTGTCCATGGCAATGTACCTGGTTGGGACTTGCGATCTGTATGTATATTCATCAATCCAAAGAATTTGCTTTATTTCTCATTATTTTGTAATGTCATGAAGACCtgaatttaataaaatagaaatgaaATGCATGGCCACACACATCACCCAAAGAAAAGTGTTTTCTTTATTTACTAGTTTTCTATTGGAACTGTTATCCAAGTCAGAAAATAATGTTTTGCAATTGTAATTGTGTATGAATTATAGTTTCTAGCAAGGTTGGTTACAGTGTTGCTAAATAGCCACTATTGCTGCTTTTGCATTGTGGAATTCCGCGGTTCTGTGATTGCAACTCTGTCCACTATTGTTGGCTGTGACATTCATTCTGCATCCTATTGTCATCTCTGGCGAACCTCTCTCCCATTGAACTTGAGTTAATATTTGCCTGTTTTtatgcattttattttatttgcatAAAACAAAATCTGTTTTAACATATgtaattgatatatatatatatatatataatttatttaatttgctTTGACTTCTGCTATTTGCCTGAGGTAACATGTATTGGCTTTCCACCATTTCCGTGATTCACATTTGATAATATTGGCTGAGAACTTTGTACTGCtatacattatattttttaacctAGTGTAGTGCATTTAATCCTTTTctgaaaaatatttcaatcaaataaatttctaaaataacgAACCCTTTCTCTCAAAATTATGGATTTCCCTTAAGCAAAGTATTGGGTTTACTCTTGTGTAACAAGTAATCTATGCTTGGAGAGCTAACTGCCATCATGCTGCAAATGTTCACACCTTGAACATGATAGCTTACTGTGGAAGATACTTGCGGTCCTATACCAAATAAATGGTTTGTAAAATTGGATTTAATATTATCAATGAAAGAATAATCTAAATGAATATCTATGGATGTGCAATGCAACTATAACAAAGTTCAACAACTTCTTGACAAGTTATCTTTttgtaaacataattttttGAGTGGGAATTTGGCTTCTCTGCAGTAAAATCATGCAGTATCCATTGTGATAAACCATTTATATTGGTCCCCATAAGAAAATAATCATGTATCACACCAAATTCAACCTTGCTATGAAATTTTCTTTATCAATTTTCTGTGATAAGGTTAATGATTAACTGTACCAAATTCTGCATGGTTTctcaacaaaaaaattagtctGGCACTGAAGACTCTTGTTGGGACAATGGGCTAGCCATGGAAATGTCTATACATTTGGCAATAAAGAAATATTTCCTTCATTCTTTGTGTATTGTTAGAGATTGTGAAATCTGTTTTATGCATATTATGACAGAATTCACATTCGAAGCAAGTAGGAgagtatatatttatatagcaATAAAAACTTTGATTTTTCCAATTTGTTGAAGGCTACGCTATTACATTCGTGTCTTTATATATCAACATTGTTTTGTAGAGTAAATTGTGATCAGCTTTTTTCAAGATGAGTTATTTGATTATTCGATTTGAGGATGTGTGCTTTAAGATCACAAAACTTTTGAATATGATAGCAAAATTTCCACTTTATCTTAGGTTATTGTAAAGAGCGGGGATGATTGTAGGCAGGAGCATCTGGCAGTTCAACTTATTTCACACTTCTATGGTAGGTGGTCTCTTTCAGACTTTTCCTATGCCCCCTCATATTCTGAACTCACCATTCCTGTTCCACTGTTGTTCGCTGTGCTGCATGACAAGTACTTTTGCCTTTTGTAACTATTTTGTCTTTTGGTGTTTGTTTTCCATGACaagaatattatttatgaatatggTTTTAGAATGTATCTTATATTTCCCTGCACCCTGCATACCGATTCTTTATAGCATGGCTTCCTTTTTTggataaaatttcatttttaatatcTGTTGATTTATAATTTGCCTATGCTTTCGTGTATTGAGTGTGCTCTGAATGACAGAAATAGGGATCTTTGTTTAGCATGTGTAAATTCTTCTGACTAATAACCTGTTATTTCATTGGTTATGCTTTCTGCATTTGCTATGAGCATGTCATGAGTAAAATGACCTTGCGATGTAAGGAGGAGAGAGGGGAATGTGAAAATACCTAAACTATAAAACTCATTTTGAGTTACTCCTTTGTTTCCTTTCTATTCACACTCCTTTCTGGATCCAAAGCAAGCCTTTAAGCAGCTGAACCTGCTTTACTTCAGAACTTTCGTTCTCTTTCCATTTGACTGTTATATAGGAAATCAAGCTAAAACCAAGTCATGGAAGATCCTATTCTTCTACAAACAAATGTATGTCATTGTGATCTCTGTTTAAGTTCCATTTTCAATGTGAACCTTGAGACATGTTAAATGCACTTGATTATAGTTGTCAATGCAGTAGTTGCGAATTGATGTGGAAATATGTAAAATCAAGAATGGTATTTTGTAGTTGCACCTAAGATTTGTTGATGATGCATTATTGAATCTTATTTTACTATATTCTTATACCAGGTTACTTCAGAATGATGCAGCAGTTTCTTCACTGTGTTTCTTGTTATGTTGCTTACTATCATTACATTTTATGCCAGATATTTTCCAAGAAGCTGGCCTACCTCTCTGGCTGCGCCCATATGAAGTATTATGTACTTCTTCTTACACTGCTCTAATTGAAACAATTCCAGATACGGTGATTCCATGGTTACATACTTCATATATATTAAACTTTTACACTTTTTGTCTTCACTAATTATTAAATGTATGTGATTTTTTAGGCTTCTCTACATTCTATAAAGAGTAGATATCCCAACATCTCAAGTTTACGTGATTTTTTCATTGCCAAGTATCAAGATGATTCTCCAAGTTTTAAACTTGCCCAGGTAATGTAGAGATTCAAAGATTCACTGTATTATTGCGGATGATCTTGTTCATCTTATAAGTTGCAATACTTAATTGAGCTTGTGTTCCACTTTCTAAAATACCGTTTGTCATTTAATTCCATGTTTTCTTAAGTAGACAGATAAAACTTTCACATAAAGAAAATAGCTTAATTGAAATATGTATATCCTGGTTATTCATTTTCCTATTAGTTTATCTGGGGAGGATTTTTATCCTTCTTTGTCACAAGATCCCAATCCACCTCATGATCCATGACTAATGCATACGCTAGGTATTAAATTCCAAGTCAACCTAACTAACCTGGTCACCTAAAAATTCCAAAATACTAACTTTGCACAAATATTTAGTTTACCATATGTACATCTGTCTTAAGAAAAGGATTCTATTGACAAACATCCCAAAACAAAATCACAGTCATGTTATTAACCAGTGGtgttcctttttttcttttcttctcctAGGTAATCCTGTCTTGGATGTACTATAGTAAGTTTTCTTTCAGTACATTCACTTACAAAATGCATTGTACCGTTATTTGTTACTTCTTCTGTCCCATCTACCCTTTTTCCTCCGGCATAATTTTCTAGTgcaatttagggtttagggtttagggtattTAATTTAAAGGGTTATCCCCGTACTCCCCTTTTTCTTTTGAATGTTGTTCCTTTCATCATTTAATAAGCCTGTTATATAGTGACAACACCtctattttatgttaaaaatacAGGAGACAATATCATTTGATTCAATCTTCAATGATTTATTTACGTGTTTTTGTTTCAGAGGAACTTTGTAGAAAGTATGGCTGGATATTCCCTGGTTTGCTACCTTCTGCAGGTCTGAAACTTTTTATTATGCACAtgcatacattttttaaaactgGTGTATTTCCTGGTTAATTGCAATTCAAatcatattattttactttttgttgTTATTGAAGATTTTGTACCCACTTCTCATcttttgctgtttttttaatttaaaccaGGTGAAGGATAGGCACAATGGGAACCTCTTAATGGATGAAGAAGGTCATATTATACATATTGATTTTGGCTTCATGCTTTCTAATTCACCTGGTGGTGTTAATTTTGAAAGTGCACCTTTCAAATTGACCCGAGAGCTTCTTGAGGTAAAAGTGAAATTGTTTGCTGGTTATCTACACCTATACTTGAGTGTCAATTTGATTATTTAGACACTTGCTAGCTTTCCTCTATGCACCTAACAGAAATAATATAACTGTGCTAGGTCATGGATTCTGATGCTGAGGGAATTCCCAGCGAGTTCTTTGATTATTTCAAGGTAAGGCACGCgcccacacacacacacaacacacAGAGTATATAATGCATATGTATATTatattgtgtgtgtgtgtgtatatacaGATAGAGAGAGTTAAGTGTTAATTTTGGCATTAAAAGCATACATGGATTGTTAAGATTATATGGGTTAAATCTGTCCATTTTAATTGTGGTCAAGATTTATGGTTTTTTAGTTGCACTGGCTCTTAATTTTGTCTGGTTCTGTTTCGTGATGTAATCCAGGTTTTATGCATTCAAGGCTTCCTTACCTGCCGTAAGCATGCTGAGCGTGTTATTCTTCTTGTTGAGATGTTGCAGGTAATGTAAATATTAGCTCCATGTGGCCAATTGTTGTCCAATATTTACCATGCCTGTGTTCATTGACAAAGTTCCAATTTCTCGTAAGGGAACAACTGGCTGTTATATTCTATTGTAGTAATTAAGAAATAAGACACACCTTTAGAATTACAGATATCAAGATCGTATCTTTATAATTAGAAATATCAAGATCAtatctatatatttattattagagGATAGCAAATATcctctatttattttataattttctttttctcaataTTAATAAACCATTTGTGCTGTCAAAGAGACACACGGTTTTAGTCCAATGATTCTATTTATCTTTACAGTTTAACATGGCATTTAGA harbors:
- the LOC137820097 gene encoding phosphatidylinositol 4-kinase beta 1-like isoform X2; this encodes MVRLLGLTRGEVEEPREIVSRSNLTSESSENGWLIRFFDSSFFCEWIAVSYLYKHDHSGVRDYLCNRMYTLPLHGIESYLFQVCYMMIHKPSPSLDKFVIDVCCKSLKIALKVHWFLLAELEDSDDNEGISRIQEKCQIAATLMGEWPPLIRPHTASTTPAGRNQVLNKIFSSKQRLLSLTSSPPTQRSLSFSPSSGNHFQEDGSVQSPEENKLFKKFIPGPKVRDALLFRKSVEKDDDESEKDGFFKRLLRDSKGEEELGQKIRDAFLFRKSSEKCDEDSEKDNFFKRFLRDGRGDDEESERDGFFRRLLRDSKGEDEDLPSSSDGFFKRLFRDSKNDSEDRTPNKVMEDEEKEGFFRKFFKEKSEDKKDGNDEVDIANSEEKCAKPAEDDEKEGFFRKFFKDKFDDKKDTSDKIEDGTTNVEEEPSEFSLFKRIFRVHPEDGKSSSASENNGGLYESSPGTENFFRKLFRDRDRSIEDSELLGSKKQKEKHPGSPKHQNEKSRMKPPLPINPSQFRKGAYHESLDFVLTLCETSFGLVDVFPVEDRKDALHESLAEINLHLIDAHNTGGVCFPLGKGMYRVLHIPEDEAVLLNSREKAPYMICVEVLRCEMPSNSKETSSSQKLSKGGIPLANGDAFFQKPPPWAYPLWTAQEAYRNSNDRMSRSTAEAIDQAMTHMPDAKVKFVSVNLFVEAPFRSRSENTEADLCGPSVYRDRIQEVAKSGHDSDMEWVQVVLKADPGIKMEDIGDQTPKRRKEHRRVPSTVAIEEIKAAAAKGEAPLGLPLKGAGQEDSSDAPAGANGIIPKASDALSGELWEVKKERIRNASVHGNVPGWDLRSVIVKSGDDCRQEHLAVQLISHFYDIFQEAGLPLWLRPYEVLCTSSYTALIETIPDTASLHSIKSRYPNISSLRDFFIAKYQDDSPSFKLAQRNFVESMAGYSLVCYLLQVKDRHNGNLLMDEEGHIIHIDFGFMLSNSPGGVNFESAPFKLTRELLEVMDSDAEGIPSEFFDYFKVLCIQGFLTCRKHAERVILLVEMLQDSDFPCFKGGPRTIQNLRKRFHLNLTEEQCVSLVLSLISSSLDAWRTRQYDYYQRVLNGIL
- the LOC137820097 gene encoding phosphatidylinositol 4-kinase beta 1-like isoform X1 encodes the protein MVRLLGLTRGEVEEPREIVSRSNLTSESSENGWLIRFFDSSFFCEWIAVSYLYKHDHSGVRDYLCNRMYTLPLHGIESYLFQVCYMMIHKPSPSLDKFVIDVCCKSLKIALKVHWFLLAELEDSDDNEGISRIQEKCQIAATLMGEWPPLIRPHTASTTPAGRNQVLNKIFSSKQRLLSLTSSPPTQRSLSFSPSSGNHFQEDGSVQSPEENKLFKKFIPGPKVRDALLFRKSVEKDDDESEKDGFFKRLLRDSKGEEELGQKIRDAFLFRKSSEKCDEDSEKDNFFKRFLRDGRGDDEESERDGFFRRLLRDSKGEDEDLPSSSDGFFKRLFRDSKNDSEDRTPNKVMEDEEKEGFFRKFFKEKSEDKKDGNDEVDIANSEEKCAKPAEDDEKEGFFRKFFKDKFDDKKDTSDKIEDGTTNVEEEPSEFSLFKRIFRVHPEDGKSSSASENNGGLYESSPGTENFFRKLFRDRDRSIEDSELLGSKKQKEKHPGSPKHQNEKSRMKPPLPINPSQFRKGAYHESLDFVLTLCETSFGLVDVFPVEDRKDALHESLAEINLHLIDAHNTGGVCFPLGKGMYRVLHIPEDEAVLLNSREKAPYMICVEVLRCEMPSNSKETSSSQKLSKGGIPLANGDAFFQKPPPWAYPLWTAQEAYRNSNDRMSRSTAEAIDQAMTHMPDAKVKFVSVNLFVEAPFRSRSENTEADLCGPSVYRDRIQEVAKSGHDSDMEWVQVVLKADPGIKMEDIGDQTPKRRKEHRRVPSTVAIEEIKAAAAKGEAPLGLPLKGAGQEDSSDAPAGANGIIPKASDALSGELWEVKKERIRNASVHGNVPGWDLRSVIVKSGDDCRQEHLAVQLISHFYDIFQEAGLPLWLRPYEVLCTSSYTALIETIPDTASLHSIKSRYPNISSLRDFFIAKYQDDSPSFKLAQRNFVESMAGYSLVCYLLQVKDRHNGNLLMDEEGHIIHIDFGFMLSNSPGGVNFESAPFKLTRELLEVMDSDAEGIPSEFFDYFKVLCIQGFLTCRKHAERVILLVEMLQDSDFPCFKGGPRTIQNLRKRFHLNLTEEVLILILVALLTNKCFCRFAISFSFSWQQCVSLVLSLISSSLDAWRTRQYDYYQRVLNGIL
- the LOC137820097 gene encoding phosphatidylinositol 4-kinase beta 1-like isoform X3, coding for MVRLLGLTRGEVEEPREIVSRSNLTSESSENGWLIRFFDSSFFCEWIAVSYLYKHDHSGVRDYLCNRMYTLPLHGIESYLFQVCYMMIHKPSPSLDKFVIDVCCKSLKIALKVHWFLLAELEDSDDNEGISRIQEKCQIAATLMGEWPPLIRPHTASTTPAGRNQVLNKIFSSKQRLLSLTSSPPTQRSLSFSPSSGNHFQEDGSVQSPEENKLFKKFIPGPKVRDALLFRKSVEKDDDESEKDGFFKRLLRDSKGEEELGQKIRDAFLFRKSSEKCDEDSEKDNFFKRFLRDGRGDDEESERDGFFRRLLRDSKGEDEDLPSSSDGFFKRLFRDSKNDSEDRTPNKVMEDEEKEGFFRKFFKEKSEDKKDGNDEVDIANSEEKCAKPAEDDEKEGFFRKFFKDKFDDKKDTSDKIEDGTTNVEEEPSEFSLFKRIFRVHPEDGKSSSASENNGGLYESSPGTENFFRKLFRDRDRSIEDSELLGSKKQKEKHPGSPKHQNEKSRMKPPLPINPSQFRKGAYHESLDFVLTLCETSFGLVDVFPVEDRKDALHESLAEINLHLIDAHNTGGVCFPLGKGMYRVLHIPEDEAVLLNSREKAPYMICVEVLRCEMPSNSKETSSSQKLSKGGIPLANGDAFFQKPPPWAYPLWTAQEAYRNSNDRMSRSTAEAIDQAMTHMPDAKVKFVSVNLFVEAPFRSRSENTEADLCGPSVYRDRIQEVAKSGHDSDMEWVQVVLKADPGIKMEDIGDQTPKRRKEHRRVPSTVAIEEIKAAAAKGEAPLGLPLKGAGQEDSSDAPAGANGIIPKASDALSGELWEVKKERIRNASVHGNVPGWDLRSVIVKSGDDCRQEHLAVQLISHFYDIFQEAGLPLWLRPYEVLCTSSYTALIETIPDTASLHSIKSRYPNISSLRDFFIAKYQDDSPSFKLAQRNFVESMAGYSLVCYLLQVKDRHNGNLLMDEEGHIIHIDFGFMLSNSPGGVNFESAPFKLTRELLEVMDSDAEGIPSEFFDYFKVLCIQGFLTCRKHAERVILLVEMLQVASSLSAQPYKA